TCCGGCGCCATGTTCCGCGGCGAAGTCTGGAAAGCCCAGATTGCCAATTGCCTCAAATACAACACTCCGCTCCATTTTATCGGCCTGTTTTCCGATGGCAATGTCCATAGCCATGTGGATCATCTCAAGGCCATGCTCACCCGGGCCAAGGCCGAAGGCGTGAAGTGCGCCCGGATTCATATCCTGTTGGATGGCCGGGATGTCGGCGAGACGTCCGCCCTGGATTATGTCGACCCCTTTGAACAATTCCTGGCAGGTCTCAATGCGGAGGGGACCGTGGACTACCGGATTGCTTCCGGTGGCGGACGGATGAACATCACGATGGATCGGTATAACGCCAACTGGGATATGGTTAAGCGCGGCTGGGATACCCATGTGCGCGGTCTGGGGGCCCAGTTCCCCTCGGCACGCACCGCCATCGAATCCCTGCGCCAAGCGACCCCGGGCGTCATTGATCAGGATCTCCCGGCCTTCGTCATCGCGGACAAGGGGCACCCGATCGGCACGATTACCGACCACCACAGTGTGATCTTCTTCAACTTCCGCGGTGACCGGTCCATCGAAATCACCCGGGCATTCGAAGATGACGGCGTGACCGAGTTCGATCGGACCCCGCGTCCGAAGGTGCTGTTCGCCGGCATGATGCAATATGACGGGGATTTGAAGCTCCCGAAACACTATCTGGTTGAACCCCCGGCCATTGCCGAGACCATGGGCGAATATCTGGCCAAGGCCGGCATTAAGCAAATGGCCATCAGCGAAACGCAGAAATATGGACATGTCACCTATTTCTTCAATGGCAACCGCTCCGGGAAGTTTGATGCCACCCTGGAAGATTATTACGAAATCACGTCCGATATCCTCCCCTTTGAACAACGTCCCTGGATGAAGGCGGCGGAGATCACGGATGCCGTCCTGAAGGCCATTGCGGGAAACACGCACCGCTTCATCCGCCTGAACTTCCCCAATGGTGACATGGTCGGCCACACCGGGGTCTATCAGGCCACCCAGATCGCCGTGGAAACAGTGGATTTGTGCATTGGCCGCATGCTCCCCGCCATTCAGGCGGCGGGCGGAATCCTGGTAATTTCAGCGGACCATGGAAATGCCGATGACATGTATGAGCATGACAAGAAATCAGGCAAAACGAAAACGGAGAACGGCAAGATCAAAGTCAAGACCGCCCACTCACTGAATCCGGTCCCGGTGATCGTGTATGACCCGACCCACTGCGGAAAACTGAAACTCAGCACCCATCAGGGGCTCGGCATCAGCAGTCTGGCCGCCACCTGTCTCAACCTGCTCGGATTCGAGGCCCCGGCCAATTATGATCCCAGTGTGATTGAAGTCGGGTGAGGCTGGGGATCTCACGCGGAGGCGCGAAGAGCGCAAAAAACAAAAACATTTCCTTTCGTGCCTTCGCGGCTTCGCGTGAAAATCTGATATGACTGACCTTTTTCAATGTCTCCGCTGTGGCAATTGCTGTCGGCATGAGGGAGAAGTGCGCCTTGACGACGGTGAGGCGGAGACCATTGCCGCGGGATTGGGATTGGATATTGCCATCTTCACCGCTCAATTCACCCGGCTCAGGGATGACCGGCGCGGGTTATCCCTGAAGGATCAGCCGGACGGCGCCTGTATTTTTCTGGAAGGCACCCCACCCGCCTGCCACATTCAAGCGGATAAGCCCCGCCAATGCCGCGACTTCCCCATGCACTGGAAGTATAGGGATTTGGAGGCGATCTGCCCCGCCGCCCGCGGATGTGAAATTACGGGGAAACGCCTCACACCCCCGTCTTGGCAGTCCGCGCAAACGCCCGTTTCTCACGGGGCGTCAGCTGTTTGATCTGATACTCCGCCTGGGAGGCCACCGAGCGGCTGGCAAATTCAACCACCGCCAGGAGTTTCCGGGGAGGGTGGGAACGGGTATAACGGGCCCCCGTCCCCTTCTGGTGTGCCTCATAACGGGCGTCCACATCCACTGCAATGCCGGTGTAAATACTCCGGTCCACACATTCAATCAGGTAGAGAAACCAGGGCTTTCGCCCCTTCACCCCCACTTTTTTATCAACCTTCATTCTGACTCCTTCACCCTCACCCCAATGTCTGATTCAGGGAGATAATCGGGAGAAGAACCGACAAGGTGACCAGCAGGACAAAAATACCGATAGCGAGGATCAATATGGGCTCCAGCCAGCTCAAGGTCCGGCTGACATAGCGATTCCATTGATGCTGATAGGCATTGCCGGCCGTATCCAACAACCGCTCCAGGGCACCACTGGCCTCACCTGCTTGAATCCAGGCTGGCAGGGAGCGGGCCAGCGGCGGGATACGCCGCATGGCGTCAGCCAGACTGCTTCCATGCCGGATGGATTCCGCTTCCGCCTCCATCAAATGCGCCACCCAGACACTGCCGGTCGAACGGCCTGCCAACGCCATGGCATCCACCAACCCCACCCCGCCCTGGAGCAGAATGGATAATGTTCTGGCGCACCGGAGATTGACCGCAATGGTGTAGCCTCGGCCCACCAAGGGTACTTGAAATAGCCATTGATCCAACCGGTAACGCAACGCAGGCTCCGTGGCCATGCGCTGCATCAGATAGGACCGGCCAAACAAGCCGGCCAGCAGGGCGACCGGCAAACCGAACAGCAGTCCCCGTCCGAGCGCCATCATGAACCGGGTCAACAGGGGGAGTTGTAGCTTGTCGGACTGCTCAGAGATCACCGAAGCGGCGGCCGGCACAACAAACCCCAGTAACACCACGGCGACGATAATGGCAAAGGCCAGGATGATGGCCGGGTAAATCATCGCCGAGACAATTTTTTCGCGCAAGTGCTCCTGCTCTTCAAGGAATAACGCCAACCGCTCGAGCATGGCCTCTAAATTTCCCGACTTTTCGCCCACCTCGAGAATGGCTTTTTCGTATGGCTTGATATAGGGCGCCATTGTCATGAGAGCCCCCGCCAGGGAGGCCCCTTCGCGAATCCGATCGCGCACACCGGCCAGAAGCGAGGGCGACACACCCAATTCCGGGGACTCCATCAGGATTTCCATGGCGGCCACCAACGGGAGACCGGCCCCCAGTAGCACCCCCAGCTCGCGATAGAAGGCCACACGGCTTTCGGCCTTGAACGAAATACCGCGCCGGGCAGAAAGCCGGGAGCCGGCCACCGATTCGGAGGGGGAGACCTGCTGGGGAAGAACCCCGCGGGACATCAGCTTTTCGCGCGCCTCCTTGAGGTCCTGCGCCTCAATCAGGCCGCGTCTCACCGCGCCGGCACTATCAAAGCCTTTATAAGCAAAGGTGCGCATTTACGCTCCTGAAATTCCCAGGGCATACAAAATTTCGGCCAGACTGGTCCGGCCGGCCAGGACCTTGTCCAGTCCATCATCGAGCATGGTCAACCGGGTCTCACACCCGGGCAGATCGCGCATCTGGCGGGCGGCCGAGGCCCCGCTACGGATCAGGGCTTCAATTTCGCTATTCATCACCAGCATCTCAAAAATTCCGATTCGACCCCGATAGCCACCCAGACATTGGGGACATCCGGCCGGGGCATAGAGGGTGGCTCCCTGTAACCGCTCGCCTGCCGCCCCCAGGAGTGACAGCTCGCGAGGCGAGACCGTGACCGGCTTGCGGCAATGGGGACATAACTGCCGTACCAACCGTTGGGCCAATACACCGCGCAAGGCAGCGGCCAGCAAATACGGTTCTACCGACATATCCATCATGCGGATCACGGCGCTGGCCGCATCATTGGTGTGCAACGTGGTAAACACAAGATGTCCGGTCAAAGATGCCCGAACGGCAATTTCGGCCGTTTCGCTATCCCGGGTTTCCCCGACCAGCACCACATCGGGATCCTGCCGCAGGATATGTCGTAAACTACGGGCGAAGGTCAGTCCGATTTTGGGTTTCACCTGCATCTGCCCGATATCCTGCAATTGGTATTCAATGGGATCCTCAATAGTCATCACATTGCGGCCCCGGGTATCGAGTTTCTGGATGGCGGCATACAGGGTGGTCGTTTTACCGCTTCCCGTGGGACCACACACAATGATCAAGCCGTTCGCCTCATGAAGCAGGGCGTCAAACGAATGGATCATCCCTTCAGGCATTCCCAGATCACCCAGTGTCATGACGGAAGAATCCCGGTTCAATAAACGCAAGACGACCCGTTCGCCTTCGGCCACCGGCACCGTGGAAACGCGGATATCGATTTCACGTTCCCCTACCCGCACGCGTGCCATGCCATCCTGAGGCAGCCGTTTCTCTGAAATATCCAAATGAGCCATCACCTTGATGCGGGACACCAACGTCCGCTCCAGGTGCTTGGGAGGGCTGGCCTGCTCATAGAGCACGCCATCCACCCGGTACCGGACCCGCAGACGCGAATGGAACGGTTCAAAATGGATGTCCGAAGCACGGGCCTTGACTGCTTCCAGCAGGATCACGTTGACCAATTGGGTGACAGGGGCTTCTTCCGCCGTTTTCAGGAGATCATCCGAACGCGCCTCCCCCGCCTTTTCCCCGCCATCCACCGGCTGGTCCATGTCGCGCAAAAAGTCTTCAGTCGATTCCTTTCGACTGACGTAACACCGCTCGATGGCCTTGAGGATCACTTCGGCGGGCGCGACGACGGGTCGTAATTCATTCCCTACCAACAGGGCAATATCCTGATGCTTCCCCACCTCGGCGGGATCCGTGACCAGCAGGCACAATTCGCCATCCAGACGCACCGGGAGCAACCCATGCGTACGCGCCCATTCCACAGGAATGCCTCGCACGAGGACGGGGTCAAGCGACTCGTCACCAATCTCGGAAATGAAAACGAGACCGAATTCAAGGGCCCGTGCCCTCAACGCCTCGATGTTGTCTCTAGAATCGCTCATTGCGGACTAATGGCCGACGCTTCCGAATTGGTGATATTCAAACCGGTTTTCTGACTCCAGCGGTCAGTGGCCGCTTTGGCTGTCACTTCCGTTGACATCACATGCGGCGTCACAAAGATGATCAGATTTGTCCGTTGTTTGGCTTCCACCGTGCGGCGGAACAAAAACCCGATAAGCGGAATGGACCCCAACACCGGAATTTTACGGATGACATTCGACCGGTCTTCCCGGATCAGGCCGCTGATGACAATCGTGCGGCCATCCGGAACGGTCACCGTCGTTGACACTTCGCGCCTGGCAATCGTCGGGGCAAACTGAGTATCTGATGGCCCCGAATCAATGATGGCCTCTATACTGGGATTCAAGGTCATGCAGACCTCATTGGAGGGATTGATCCGCGGCGTCAGCTTGAGTTTGATGCCGACATCCAACCGGTCAATATTCTGAATGACATCACGTGACGTTCCGGAGCCGCCCTGGATGGTAGACTTGAGAATCGGGATGTTATTCACCACACTGACGCTGGCCTCCTTGTTATTCTGCGCCACCAGCGGGACACTCGAGAGGATTTTGACCTTCCCATTGGACTGCAAGGCATTGATGTTAATCATCCCCGGGAAGCTGGATACCATGTTGCCGCTACTGTCCAAGCGGGTCCCGCGCACCACCCCCATCATGATGCCCTTGGGAAAGATCCCATTCTGGACCACGTCGTTAATACTCTTCGAATTGTCACTCAACCGGGTACTCCCCTGAATCACGGAATCCCCCACCTTGGACGGCGCGTTCAGCGCTGTCAATTCAACGCCCACATCCAGCGAATCATCGGCGCTGACCTCGGCAATCACGACTTCAATCAGGACCTGATCCTGGAGCTGATCCAACTCGGACACGAGTGACTTCAACAACTCGAAATCCATCGGGGACGCATCCACCAACAAGGCGTTATTTGCCGTACTGGCCTCGACCGACAGTTTTTTCCGTTCACCGGCTTTGGGCGGGTCTTTGCCCATCGACCGCTCCAGCAAGGCATTCAGGCTTTTGGCCGCCTCATCGGCACTGATATATTTCAGAAAGATGGCATGCAAATTACCGCGCCCCGTCGCAGTCTCCACATCCACGAGCGCCAGCAGTTTTTTAACCTCGGCAATTTCAGAAGCCGGCCCGATCAGGATCAGACTATTGGACTGCGGCGTGGAGACCATGACCAGTTCATTCCCGCGCGGGGCAGCCACGCCATCCCGGATCATCGGGCGCGGCCCAATGGCTTGATTGTATTGCCGGACAAATTCCGCCGCATCCGCATTCTTGAGGAACACCACCTCACTCGTCGTTCCAACACCCGCCTTGTCAATCTCGGCAATGATTTGTTCAAAACGCCGCACGTTATTCGCCGTATCGGTCAGGATAATGTGATTCGAGGACTCCAGAATGGCCGCCGTAGCGCCCTTTTCCCGCCCCGTCAGGGTATCAAGAATCTTCCTCAGATCCGCCACATTCGTATGCTTGAGGCGAATCACACGGGTAATGACCCCGTTCCCCTCGATGCGGCCATCCTCCCCGATCACCGGAGCTGAGACAAGGGTCCGGGTCGGCATCACCACAATGCGGTTCAAATTGGGTTCCTCAATGACCGCACAGCCAACCGATTCCAGGATGCGCGTAAACAAGGGATAGGCCTCAGCCACGGGCACGCGGGGTGCCACCACGGTGATCTGGCCCTTCACGGCCTCATCCACAATGAACCGGCGCCCGGTCAGCTCCCCGATGATCTTCACAAAGGAGCGGATATCCACCTGACTGAAGGAGAAATTAACCGACGACTGCGGAGTGGTGATGGCTACCGGGCGTTCCTCGGCAGCAGGAAGGAAACTCCCTGACAGTGTCAGGGAGAGTCCCAGGCAAATCATTGGCAGTGATCGGTGCATAGTCCTCCCTGCCCCGGGACAGACGGTCACTTAAGGATGCCCCGCTCCGAGGTCTCAATAAACTTGATCAGATGCTCAATCTCAGGAACCTTCGGCAATTCAGCATGAATCCGCTCCATCGCCTGCCGGGTGGACAACCCCTCCCGATAGAGAAGCTTGAAAGCTTTCTTGACGAGCGCCACGGTCTCGACCGAAACGTTCAGTCGCTGTAACTTCACTGAATTGATGCCATGCACTCCGGACGGATTGCCGTCCACGAGCATGTAGGGAGGAACATCCTGGGTGATTTTCGCCAGACCGCCAATCATCGCACAGGTGCCAATGCGGGTGAATTGGTGGATCCCGGACATGCCGCCAATCACGACATCATCCTCCACCAAAACGTCGCCCGACAGCGAGGCGTTATTCGCCATGATCACGCGATTGCCGACCTTGCACCCATGCGCCACATGGCAATACGCCATAATGAGGGAGCCGGAACCGACCTTGGTGACTTCACCATCCATCGTGCCGGAATTGATGGTCACATACTCACGAACCGTCGTCCGATCCCCGATCTCGACGTAGGTCTTGTTCCCGACCTTGTACTTCAGGTCCTGGGTCTGACTGCCGATACTGGCAAATGGAAAGACAATGCATTCAGCGCCCATGCTGGTATGTCCATCAAGAAAGACCTGTGGCATCACCTTGGTCCGGTCCCCGAGTTTCACATTCGGGCCGATGATGCTATACGGGCCAATCTCAACGTCCACCCCGAGCAAAGCCCCTTCATGCACGATGGCTGAAGGATGAATCTTGGTCATGCCGGCACCTTCTGATCCGCCAGCATACACATCAATTCGGCTTCCGAGGCGAGTTCCCCGTCAACCAGAATCCGTCCAGCGAACCGGGCGATCTTGGTCTTATGCGTGATGATATCAATCTCAATGCGCAACTGGTCACCGGGCTTCACCACACGCCGGAACTTGGCTTTGTCAATGGACATAAAGAACGGAACCCGGTCGCCCGCCTTGGCCATCCGGTTGATCAGGATCCCACCCGTCTGCGCCATGGCCTCAATCTGCAAGACCCCTGGCATCACCGGCACGCCGGGAAAATGGCCCTGGAAATAGGGCTCATTCATGGTCACGTTTTTGATTCCCACGATGCGCTTCTGCTCATCGCACTCAATGATTTTATCCACCAGCAGGAAAGGATACCGGTGGGGTAACAACCTCATGATTTCCTGAATGTCCATCGTCGCCATAAAACTCAGCCCTTCCTGTTAAATTGCGGCCAACAACGCCTCAACCTTGTCCACACGCTCCCAGGTAAACGACTTCAGGTTCTCCGTACGCCCGAAGTGCCCGTAGGAAGAGGTCGCCTCATAAATCGGACGAAGCAGATCCAGCGTCCGGATGATCTCGGCCGGCTTCAGGCCAAACACGGCCTTGACGGCCTTGACAATCGCCGCATCACTGACCGTACCGGTGCCGAAGGTATCAATGTGAACCGAGACAGGATCGGGATACCCGATGGCATAAGCCAACTGGAGTTCGCAACGCTGCGCCAGTTTCGCCGCCACGACATTCTTGGCCACATAGCGGGCCATATACGCCGCGCTGCGGTCGACTTTGGACGGATCCTTGCCGGAGAACGCACCGCCCCCGTGGCGGCCCATGCCCCCGTAAGTGTCGACAATAATCTTACGTCCCGTCAACCCGCTGTCCCCGTGTGGGCCCCCAATGACAAAACGCCCGGTGGGATTGATCAGGAACTTTGTTTTTTTGAGAAGTTTCTCGGGGATTTGTTTACGGACAATCTCCTCGATGATCCCCTCCTTGAGCGCCTTGTAGGACACATCCGGGCTGTGCTGGGAGGACACCACCACGGTATCCACACTGACCGGGCGGCCGTTTTCGTACACCACCGTCACCTGGGATTTCCCATCCGGACGGAGGAAGGGAAGGGTTCCGTCGCGACGCGCTTTCGCCAGCGCCTTGGTCAGGCGATGGGCGAACATGATCGGCATGGGCATCAGTTCACGGGTCTCATCACAGGCATACCCGAACATCATCCCCTGGTCGCCGGCCCCCTGCTCCTTGAAAAGTCCCTGCCCCGAAGTCACCCCCTGGGAAATGTCCGGAGATTGGCGATCGATCGAAACCATGACCGCACAGCTGTCCGCAGAAAACCCGAGATCAGGATCCGTATAGCCGATCTTCCGGATCTTTTCGCGGGCAATGTCGGCAAAATTGACAATCGCCTTGGTAGTGATTTCACCCGCAACCACCACAAGACCGGTACTCACCAGCGTCTCGCAAGCGACACGGGCCTTGGGATCCTGCTTGAGATTGGCATCCAGAATAGCGTCGGAAATGCCGTCGGCAACTTTATCAGGATGGCCTTCGGAAACTGACTCTGATGTAAACAAGTAACGATCGCTCATATTATTCCCCTTGGTTTAGTATTGCTCCGGCCTTTTCCAGCCACGAAATGCTTATTGTTACCTGAATCACTTCACTAATTCAAGTATTTCAGGAGAGACTTTCGCAATCAACGCACGGCAATGCTTGAGGACTTCCGCCGCGGTCTCGCAGGAAAGGGCCGTCTGCGCCAGTTCGATGGCCTGGGCGCGGGTGACACTGCGAATGAGCTCCTTGACGGCCGGTACAGAGGCGGGCACCATGCTCAACTCATCGATCCCCAACCCCATCAGCAGCAGCGTCATCAGCGGGTCGCCCCCCATCTGGCCGCAGACCCCCACCCAGATCCCCCGGGCATGCCCCGCTTCCACGGTGTGCCGAATCAGCCGTAGCACCGCCGGATGCGTGGGCTCATAGAGATGGGCCACCCGGTCGTTCACGCGGTCCACGGCCAGGGTGTATTGCGCCAGGTCATTGGTCCCGATACTGAAAAACGAGACGTGCTTGGCGATAATGTCTGCCGTCAGCGCGGCCGAAGGGATCTCGATCATGACACCCACTTCAATCAGGGCATCAAAGGCGATATTTTCCTGCCGCAACTCCGCCTTGCACTCCTCCAGAATCGCATTGGCCCGGATGACCTCCCCGACGTTACTGATCATGGGGTACATGATCCTGACCTTTCCGAAAGCGCTCGCCCGCAAAATGGCCCGCAACTGGGTTTTAAACATTTCCGGCTGGGCCAGGCAGAACCGGATTGCCCGGAAACCAAGAAAGGGATTCATCTCGGGCGGCATCCTGACCGAGGAGGCGAACTTATCCCCGCCAAGGTCAACGGTCCGGATAATCACCGGCTCCGGCGCCAGTAATGAGGTCACCCCTTTATACGCGGCCAACTGCTCCGCCTCGGTCGGTAGCTCGTCGTGGGCGATATACAGGTACTCCGAACGCAACAGGCCCACGCCGTGGGCACCATATTTCCGGATTTCCCTGGCTTCCTCCAGAAACTCGATATTGGCCGAGAGGATCACGCGATGATGATCCAGCGTCTCGGCCGGCAGATCACACAGCTGCGTCAGCCGGGCTTCGATCATCTTGCGTTGCTGCGCCAGCTTATTATATTTCTTAAGGGTGGCCTCAGAAGGCCGCAGAATCACGACCCCTTCGGTGCCATCCATCAGGATCCAGTCACCCGGGGAAAGCTTGTGGGTCACATCGCCCAACCCGACCACCGCCGGTATTCCCATCGCCCGGGCCATAATGGCGGAATGCGAGGTCCGGCTCCCCATGTCGGTCGCAAACCCCAGCACCAGGCTCCGTCGCAGCGTGGCCGTTTCAGAAGGAGAAAGATCGGGGGAGACCACGACGCTTTTTTCTTTCAGGCCATCCAGCGCATGGGATTTTTCACCCGTGAGATTGCGCAACACCCGGCGGGCCACATCCTTGAAGTCAGAAACACGTTCCCGGAGGTATTCGTCTTCCACGGCCGAAAGCGCTTCCACATACCGGCTCGTCACGGCGCGCACCGCAGATTCGGCATTCAGATGATCGGATTCAATCAGCCGGATCGTTTCATCAAAAAACGCGGCATCGTCCAAAATCAATTTATGAACGTCAAAAATGGTGGCATCCTGATGGCCGATGGCACGTTTAACATTATTCTGGATGACGGTAATCTGACGCCGGGTCACCACGACGGCCGCTTTGAACCGCGCCAGTTCAGCGGCAATCTCTTCGGGCTTGAGGGTTCGTTCGGAGAATTCAGTTTCTTCGGGACTGACCTTGTAGACGGGACCGATGACCACACCTGGGGAGACCCCCACGCCATGCAGGATGATGTCTGCCAGCCCACTGGGCCCCTGCACATTCGTCATGGTGGTTATCCCTCGAAGAACTTGCTGTCCATCAGCGACTGGATTTCATCAAGGGCGGCCTCGGCGTCGACTCCGTCAGCAATGATCCGCAAGACGGTCCCGAAGCCAGCCTCAAGGGTCATGAGGCCCATGATGCTTTTACCGGACACCTTGTTGCAGCCCTTCTCAACGGTGACATCGGCCATGAAGCGGTTCGCGGCCTTTACAAAAAGAGCCGCCGGCCGTGCATGAAGCCCGAGCTTATTCTGGATCTTCAGTTCACGAACCAGAATCCGTTCGGACGCTTCGCGTTTTTGGCCCGCGTTACTCATCGTGTTTGTCATCCTTCGCCAACACGGATATCAATTTATCGTCCAATTCCTTGGCGGCATCGTGACCCAGCCGTTTCAGCATCTGATCCAAGGCCGCCACTTCCACGATGTTGGCGACATCCCGCCCGGGGGCAACCGGAATTTCAATGCTGGGGATATCCACCCCCAGAATGGTGCGCTTCTGGGTGATCTGGCCGCTCCGGTCCTCTGCGGAAATCATTTCCGGACTACACAAATTAATCACCAGGTCCAGTTGTTTTTCGTTGCGGACCGAAGCTACCCCGAAAAGACTGGGCACATG
The sequence above is a segment of the bacterium genome. Coding sequences within it:
- the gpmI gene encoding 2,3-bisphosphoglycerate-independent phosphoglycerate mutase — encoded protein: MMQALKKLAFPGPKGPVVLVIMDGVGIGKYEEGDAVRSALTPNLDWLKANALSSQLKAHGIAVGLPSDEDMGNSEVGHNAIGCGRVFAQGASLVSDAISSGAMFRGEVWKAQIANCLKYNTPLHFIGLFSDGNVHSHVDHLKAMLTRAKAEGVKCARIHILLDGRDVGETSALDYVDPFEQFLAGLNAEGTVDYRIASGGGRMNITMDRYNANWDMVKRGWDTHVRGLGAQFPSARTAIESLRQATPGVIDQDLPAFVIADKGHPIGTITDHHSVIFFNFRGDRSIEITRAFEDDGVTEFDRTPRPKVLFAGMMQYDGDLKLPKHYLVEPPAIAETMGEYLAKAGIKQMAISETQKYGHVTYFFNGNRSGKFDATLEDYYEITSDILPFEQRPWMKAAEITDAVLKAIAGNTHRFIRLNFPNGDMVGHTGVYQATQIAVETVDLCIGRMLPAIQAAGGILVISADHGNADDMYEHDKKSGKTKTENGKIKVKTAHSLNPVPVIVYDPTHCGKLKLSTHQGLGISSLAATCLNLLGFEAPANYDPSVIEVG
- a CDS encoding YkgJ family cysteine cluster protein — encoded protein: MTDLFQCLRCGNCCRHEGEVRLDDGEAETIAAGLGLDIAIFTAQFTRLRDDRRGLSLKDQPDGACIFLEGTPPACHIQADKPRQCRDFPMHWKYRDLEAICPAARGCEITGKRLTPPSWQSAQTPVSHGASAV
- a CDS encoding GIY-YIG nuclease family protein, yielding MKVDKKVGVKGRKPWFLYLIECVDRSIYTGIAVDVDARYEAHQKGTGARYTRSHPPRKLLAVVEFASRSVASQAEYQIKQLTPREKRAFARTAKTGV
- a CDS encoding type II secretion system F family protein, which translates into the protein MRTFAYKGFDSAGAVRRGLIEAQDLKEAREKLMSRGVLPQQVSPSESVAGSRLSARRGISFKAESRVAFYRELGVLLGAGLPLVAAMEILMESPELGVSPSLLAGVRDRIREGASLAGALMTMAPYIKPYEKAILEVGEKSGNLEAMLERLALFLEEQEHLREKIVSAMIYPAIILAFAIIVAVVLLGFVVPAAASVISEQSDKLQLPLLTRFMMALGRGLLFGLPVALLAGLFGRSYLMQRMATEPALRYRLDQWLFQVPLVGRGYTIAVNLRCARTLSILLQGGVGLVDAMALAGRSTGSVWVAHLMEAEAESIRHGSSLADAMRRIPPLARSLPAWIQAGEASGALERLLDTAGNAYQHQWNRYVSRTLSWLEPILILAIGIFVLLVTLSVLLPIISLNQTLG
- a CDS encoding ATPase, T2SS/T4P/T4SS family, giving the protein MSDSRDNIEALRARALEFGLVFISEIGDESLDPVLVRGIPVEWARTHGLLPVRLDGELCLLVTDPAEVGKHQDIALLVGNELRPVVAPAEVILKAIERCYVSRKESTEDFLRDMDQPVDGGEKAGEARSDDLLKTAEEAPVTQLVNVILLEAVKARASDIHFEPFHSRLRVRYRVDGVLYEQASPPKHLERTLVSRIKVMAHLDISEKRLPQDGMARVRVGEREIDIRVSTVPVAEGERVVLRLLNRDSSVMTLGDLGMPEGMIHSFDALLHEANGLIIVCGPTGSGKTTTLYAAIQKLDTRGRNVMTIEDPIEYQLQDIGQMQVKPKIGLTFARSLRHILRQDPDVVLVGETRDSETAEIAVRASLTGHLVFTTLHTNDAASAVIRMMDMSVEPYLLAAALRGVLAQRLVRQLCPHCRKPVTVSPRELSLLGAAGERLQGATLYAPAGCPQCLGGYRGRIGIFEMLVMNSEIEALIRSGASAARQMRDLPGCETRLTMLDDGLDKVLAGRTSLAEILYALGISGA
- the gspD gene encoding type II secretion system secretin GspD produces the protein MHRSLPMICLGLSLTLSGSFLPAAEERPVAITTPQSSVNFSFSQVDIRSFVKIIGELTGRRFIVDEAVKGQITVVAPRVPVAEAYPLFTRILESVGCAVIEEPNLNRIVVMPTRTLVSAPVIGEDGRIEGNGVITRVIRLKHTNVADLRKILDTLTGREKGATAAILESSNHIILTDTANNVRRFEQIIAEIDKAGVGTTSEVVFLKNADAAEFVRQYNQAIGPRPMIRDGVAAPRGNELVMVSTPQSNSLILIGPASEIAEVKKLLALVDVETATGRGNLHAIFLKYISADEAAKSLNALLERSMGKDPPKAGERKKLSVEASTANNALLVDASPMDFELLKSLVSELDQLQDQVLIEVVIAEVSADDSLDVGVELTALNAPSKVGDSVIQGSTRLSDNSKSINDVVQNGIFPKGIMMGVVRGTRLDSSGNMVSSFPGMININALQSNGKVKILSSVPLVAQNNKEASVSVVNNIPILKSTIQGGSGTSRDVIQNIDRLDVGIKLKLTPRINPSNEVCMTLNPSIEAIIDSGPSDTQFAPTIARREVSTTVTVPDGRTIVISGLIREDRSNVIRKIPVLGSIPLIGFLFRRTVEAKQRTNLIIFVTPHVMSTEVTAKAATDRWSQKTGLNITNSEASAISPQ
- the lpxA gene encoding acyl-ACP--UDP-N-acetylglucosamine O-acyltransferase, which codes for MTKIHPSAIVHEGALLGVDVEIGPYSIIGPNVKLGDRTKVMPQVFLDGHTSMGAECIVFPFASIGSQTQDLKYKVGNKTYVEIGDRTTVREYVTINSGTMDGEVTKVGSGSLIMAYCHVAHGCKVGNRVIMANNASLSGDVLVEDDVVIGGMSGIHQFTRIGTCAMIGGLAKITQDVPPYMLVDGNPSGVHGINSVKLQRLNVSVETVALVKKAFKLLYREGLSTRQAMERIHAELPKVPEIEHLIKFIETSERGILK
- the fabZ gene encoding 3-hydroxyacyl-ACP dehydratase FabZ, giving the protein MATMDIQEIMRLLPHRYPFLLVDKIIECDEQKRIVGIKNVTMNEPYFQGHFPGVPVMPGVLQIEAMAQTGGILINRMAKAGDRVPFFMSIDKAKFRRVVKPGDQLRIEIDIITHKTKIARFAGRILVDGELASEAELMCMLADQKVPA
- the metK gene encoding methionine adenosyltransferase, which gives rise to MSDRYLFTSESVSEGHPDKVADGISDAILDANLKQDPKARVACETLVSTGLVVVAGEITTKAIVNFADIAREKIRKIGYTDPDLGFSADSCAVMVSIDRQSPDISQGVTSGQGLFKEQGAGDQGMMFGYACDETRELMPMPIMFAHRLTKALAKARRDGTLPFLRPDGKSQVTVVYENGRPVSVDTVVVSSQHSPDVSYKALKEGIIEEIVRKQIPEKLLKKTKFLINPTGRFVIGGPHGDSGLTGRKIIVDTYGGMGRHGGGAFSGKDPSKVDRSAAYMARYVAKNVVAAKLAQRCELQLAYAIGYPDPVSVHIDTFGTGTVSDAAIVKAVKAVFGLKPAEIIRTLDLLRPIYEATSSYGHFGRTENLKSFTWERVDKVEALLAAI